The proteins below come from a single Chrysoperla carnea chromosome 1, inChrCarn1.1, whole genome shotgun sequence genomic window:
- the LOC123304976 gene encoding heat shock protein 68-like isoform X2: MAPAIGIDLGTTYSCVGRWQHGKVEIIANDQGNRTTPSYVAFTDTERLIGDAAKGQVSLNPENTVFDAKRLIGRKYDDPKIQQDMKHWPFKVINDCGKPKIQVQYKGETKNFAPEEISSMVLVKMKEIAEAYLGTTIKDAVITVPAYFNDSQRQATKDAGSIAGINVLRIINEPTAAALAYGLDKNLKGERNVLIFDLGGGTFDVSILTIDEGSLFEVKSTAGDTHLGGEDFDNRLVNHFVEEFKRKYHKDIRNNPRAIRRLRTAAERAKRTLSSSTEACIEIDAIFDGIDFYTKVSRARFEEMCSDLFRSTLQPVEKALTDAKLDKSSIHDVVLVGGSTRIPKIQSLLQNFFCGKTLNLSINPDEAVAYGATVQAAILSGDTSSTIQDVLLVDVAPLSLGIETAGGVMSKIIERNARIPCKMTQTFTTYSDNQPAVTIQVFEGERAMTKDNNLLGTFDLTGIPPAPRGVPKIEVTFDLDANGILNVTATDNSSGKSKNITIRNDKGRLSQKDIDRMLADAEKYKEEDEQQKEKVKARNQLESYIFNVKQATEDAGNKLTSEEKSKVFSECTSALNWMDNNTLADKEEYEYRLKELTKACSPVMMKLHNGGMPGYGNMGNAGGMPGYENMGNAGGMPGFGGMGDVGGMPGYGGPTIEEVD, from the exons ATGGCTCCTGCGATTGGAATTGATTTAGGAACAACGTATTCATGTGTGGGGCGTTGGCAACATGGAAAAGTGGAAATAATTGCAAATGATCAAGGAAATCGAACTACTCCAAGTTATGTCGCATTTACTGATACAGAACGATTGATTGGAGATGCCGCTAAAGGTCAAGTATCGTTAAATCCTGAAAACACTGTGTTCGATGCAAAACGTTTAATTGGTCGTAAATATGATGATCCAAAAATCCAACAAGACATGAAACATTGGCCATTTAAGGTTATTAACGATTGTGGAAAACCAAAAATTCAGGTTCAGTATAAAGGTGAAACGAAAAATTTCGCTCCGGAAGAAATAAGTTCTATGGTTCTagttaaaatgaaagaaattgcTGAAGCTTATTTAGGAACTACAATTAAAGATGCTGTAATTACTGTTCCAgcttattttaatgattctcaACGTCAAGCCACCAAAGATGCTGGATCAATTGCTGGAATTAATGTTCTTCGAATTATTAATGAACCAACAGCCGCTGCCTTAGCTTATGGGTTAGATAAGAATTTGAAAGGCGAACgaaatgttttgatttttgatttaggTGGCGGTACATTCGATGTTTCTATTTTAACAATTGATGAGGGCTCTTTATTTGAAGTAAAGTCAACTGCAGGGGATACGCATCTGGGGGGAGAAGATTTTGATAATCGTTTGGTAAATCATTTTGTTGAAgaatttaaacgaaaatatcATAAGGATATTCGCAATAACCCACGTGCAATCCGTCGTTTACGAACAGCTGCTGAACGAGCTAAGCGTACACTTTCTTCAAGTACAGAAGCGTGTATTGAAATAGATGCTATATTCGATGGTATTGATTTCTATACCAAAGTTTCCCGAGCACGATTTGAAGAAATGTGTTCGGATCTTTTCCGTAGTACATTGCAACCTGTGGAAAAAGCTTTAACCGATGCTAAATTGGATAAAAGTTCAATTCATGATGTAGTTTTGGTTGGAGGATCCACTCGAATACCAAAGATTCAGTCCTTGTTACAAAACTTCTTTTGTGGGAAAACATTGAATTTGTCTATCAATCCAGATGAAGCTGTTGCTTATGGTGCTACAGTTCAAGCTGCTATATTAAGTGGAGACACTAGTTCAACTATTCAGGACGTACTTTTAGTTGATGTAGCTCCGCTGTCATTAGGTATAGAAACTGCTGGAGGGGTTatgtcaaaaattattgaaagaaatGCACGTATTCCCTGTAAAATGACTCAAACATTTACAACATATTCTGATAATCAGCCAGCTGTCACCATTCAAGTGTTTGAAGGAGAACGAGCTATGACCAAAGATAACAACTTGTTAGGAACTTTCGATCTAACAGGAATTCCACCAGCACCACGCGGTGTTCCTAAAATTGAAGTTACTTTTGATTTAGATGCAAATGGTATATTGAATGTAACAGCTACAGATAATAGCAGTGGCAagtcaaaaaatattactatacgAAACGACAAAGGTCGTTTATCCCAAAAAGATATTGACCGAATGTTAGCTGACGctgaaaaatataaagaagaaGATGAACAGCAAAAAGAAAAAGTCAAAGCTCGTAATCAACttgaaagttatatttttaacgTGAAACAAGCTACTGAAGATGctggaaataaattaacatccgaagaaaaatcgaaagttttttcTGAATGTACTTCTGCGTTAAATTGGATGGATAATAATACATTAGCAGATAAGGAAGAATACGAATATCGTCTAAAAGAATTGACTAAGGCGTGTAGTCCTGTGATGATGAAACTTCATAATG GCGGAATGCCGGGTTATGGAAATATGGGTAATGCAGGGGGAATGCCTGGGTATGAAAATATGGGTAATGCCGGAGGAATGCCTGGTTTTGGAGGTATGGGTGATGTAGGGGGAATGCCTGGGTATGGCGGTCCAACTATTGAAGaagtagattaa
- the LOC123304976 gene encoding heat shock protein 68-like isoform X1 yields MAPAIGIDLGTTYSCVGRWQHGKVEIIANDQGNRTTPSYVAFTDTERLIGDAAKGQVSLNPENTVFDAKRLIGRKYDDPKIQQDMKHWPFKVINDCGKPKIQVQYKGETKNFAPEEISSMVLVKMKEIAEAYLGTTIKDAVITVPAYFNDSQRQATKDAGSIAGINVLRIINEPTAAALAYGLDKNLKGERNVLIFDLGGGTFDVSILTIDEGSLFEVKSTAGDTHLGGEDFDNRLVNHFVEEFKRKYHKDIRNNPRAIRRLRTAAERAKRTLSSSTEACIEIDAIFDGIDFYTKVSRARFEEMCSDLFRSTLQPVEKALTDAKLDKSSIHDVVLVGGSTRIPKIQSLLQNFFCGKTLNLSINPDEAVAYGATVQAAILSGDTSSTIQDVLLVDVAPLSLGIETAGGVMSKIIERNARIPCKMTQTFTTYSDNQPAVTIQVFEGERAMTKDNNLLGTFDLTGIPPAPRGVPKIEVTFDLDANGILNVTATDNSSGKSKNITIRNDKGRLSQKDIDRMLADAEKYKEEDEQQKEKVKARNQLESYIFNVKQATEDAGNKLTSEEKSKVFSECTSALNWMDNNTLADKEEYEYRLKELTKACSPVMMKLHNGSAGGQQNGPGGMPGYGNMGNAGGMPGYENMGNAGGMPGFGGMGDVGGMPGYGGPTIEEVD; encoded by the coding sequence ATGGCTCCTGCGATTGGAATTGATTTAGGAACAACGTATTCATGTGTGGGGCGTTGGCAACATGGAAAAGTGGAAATAATTGCAAATGATCAAGGAAATCGAACTACTCCAAGTTATGTCGCATTTACTGATACAGAACGATTGATTGGAGATGCCGCTAAAGGTCAAGTATCGTTAAATCCTGAAAACACTGTGTTCGATGCAAAACGTTTAATTGGTCGTAAATATGATGATCCAAAAATCCAACAAGACATGAAACATTGGCCATTTAAGGTTATTAACGATTGTGGAAAACCAAAAATTCAGGTTCAGTATAAAGGTGAAACGAAAAATTTCGCTCCGGAAGAAATAAGTTCTATGGTTCTagttaaaatgaaagaaattgcTGAAGCTTATTTAGGAACTACAATTAAAGATGCTGTAATTACTGTTCCAgcttattttaatgattctcaACGTCAAGCCACCAAAGATGCTGGATCAATTGCTGGAATTAATGTTCTTCGAATTATTAATGAACCAACAGCCGCTGCCTTAGCTTATGGGTTAGATAAGAATTTGAAAGGCGAACgaaatgttttgatttttgatttaggTGGCGGTACATTCGATGTTTCTATTTTAACAATTGATGAGGGCTCTTTATTTGAAGTAAAGTCAACTGCAGGGGATACGCATCTGGGGGGAGAAGATTTTGATAATCGTTTGGTAAATCATTTTGTTGAAgaatttaaacgaaaatatcATAAGGATATTCGCAATAACCCACGTGCAATCCGTCGTTTACGAACAGCTGCTGAACGAGCTAAGCGTACACTTTCTTCAAGTACAGAAGCGTGTATTGAAATAGATGCTATATTCGATGGTATTGATTTCTATACCAAAGTTTCCCGAGCACGATTTGAAGAAATGTGTTCGGATCTTTTCCGTAGTACATTGCAACCTGTGGAAAAAGCTTTAACCGATGCTAAATTGGATAAAAGTTCAATTCATGATGTAGTTTTGGTTGGAGGATCCACTCGAATACCAAAGATTCAGTCCTTGTTACAAAACTTCTTTTGTGGGAAAACATTGAATTTGTCTATCAATCCAGATGAAGCTGTTGCTTATGGTGCTACAGTTCAAGCTGCTATATTAAGTGGAGACACTAGTTCAACTATTCAGGACGTACTTTTAGTTGATGTAGCTCCGCTGTCATTAGGTATAGAAACTGCTGGAGGGGTTatgtcaaaaattattgaaagaaatGCACGTATTCCCTGTAAAATGACTCAAACATTTACAACATATTCTGATAATCAGCCAGCTGTCACCATTCAAGTGTTTGAAGGAGAACGAGCTATGACCAAAGATAACAACTTGTTAGGAACTTTCGATCTAACAGGAATTCCACCAGCACCACGCGGTGTTCCTAAAATTGAAGTTACTTTTGATTTAGATGCAAATGGTATATTGAATGTAACAGCTACAGATAATAGCAGTGGCAagtcaaaaaatattactatacgAAACGACAAAGGTCGTTTATCCCAAAAAGATATTGACCGAATGTTAGCTGACGctgaaaaatataaagaagaaGATGAACAGCAAAAAGAAAAAGTCAAAGCTCGTAATCAACttgaaagttatatttttaacgTGAAACAAGCTACTGAAGATGctggaaataaattaacatccgaagaaaaatcgaaagttttttcTGAATGTACTTCTGCGTTAAATTGGATGGATAATAATACATTAGCAGATAAGGAAGAATACGAATATCGTCTAAAAGAATTGACTAAGGCGTGTAGTCCTGTGATGATGAAACTTCATAATGGTAGTGCAGGCGGTCAACAAAATGGTCCAGGCGGAATGCCGGGTTATGGAAATATGGGTAATGCAGGGGGAATGCCTGGGTATGAAAATATGGGTAATGCCGGAGGAATGCCTGGTTTTGGAGGTATGGGTGATGTAGGGGGAATGCCTGGGTATGGCGGTCCAACTATTGAAGaagtagattaa
- the LOC123304976 gene encoding heat shock protein 68-like isoform X4 translates to MAPAIGIDLGTTYSCVGRWQHGKVEIIANDQGNRTTPSYVAFTDTERLIGDAAKGQVSLNPENTVFDAKRLIGRKYDDPKIQQDMKHWPFKVINDCGKPKIQVQYKGETKNFAPEEISSMVLVKMKEIAEAYLGTTIKDAVITVPAYFNDSQRQATKDAGSIAGINVLRIINEPTAAALAYGLDKNLKGERNVLIFDLGGGTFDVSILTIDEGSLFEVKSTAGDTHLGGEDFDNRLVNHFVEEFKRKYHKDIRNNPRAIRRLRTAAERAKRTLSSSTEACIEIDAIFDGIDFYTKVSRARFEEMCSDLFRSTLQPVEKALTDAKLDKSSIHDVVLVGGSTRIPKIQSLLQNFFCGKTLNLSINPDEAVAYGATVQAAILSGDTSSTIQDVLLVDVAPLSLGIETAGGVMSKIIERNARIPCKMTQTFTTYSDNQPAVTIQVFEGERAMTKDNNLLGTFDLTGIPPAPRGVPKIEVTFDLDANGILNVTATDNSSGKSKNITIRNDKGRLSQKDIDRMLADAEKYKEEDEQQKEKVKARNQLESYIFNVKQATEDAGNKLTSEEKSKVFSECTSALNWMDNNTLADKEEYEYRLKELTKACSPVMMKLHNGSAGGQQNGPGGMPGMGDVGGMPGYGGPTIEEVD, encoded by the exons ATGGCTCCTGCGATTGGAATTGATTTAGGAACAACGTATTCATGTGTGGGGCGTTGGCAACATGGAAAAGTGGAAATAATTGCAAATGATCAAGGAAATCGAACTACTCCAAGTTATGTCGCATTTACTGATACAGAACGATTGATTGGAGATGCCGCTAAAGGTCAAGTATCGTTAAATCCTGAAAACACTGTGTTCGATGCAAAACGTTTAATTGGTCGTAAATATGATGATCCAAAAATCCAACAAGACATGAAACATTGGCCATTTAAGGTTATTAACGATTGTGGAAAACCAAAAATTCAGGTTCAGTATAAAGGTGAAACGAAAAATTTCGCTCCGGAAGAAATAAGTTCTATGGTTCTagttaaaatgaaagaaattgcTGAAGCTTATTTAGGAACTACAATTAAAGATGCTGTAATTACTGTTCCAgcttattttaatgattctcaACGTCAAGCCACCAAAGATGCTGGATCAATTGCTGGAATTAATGTTCTTCGAATTATTAATGAACCAACAGCCGCTGCCTTAGCTTATGGGTTAGATAAGAATTTGAAAGGCGAACgaaatgttttgatttttgatttaggTGGCGGTACATTCGATGTTTCTATTTTAACAATTGATGAGGGCTCTTTATTTGAAGTAAAGTCAACTGCAGGGGATACGCATCTGGGGGGAGAAGATTTTGATAATCGTTTGGTAAATCATTTTGTTGAAgaatttaaacgaaaatatcATAAGGATATTCGCAATAACCCACGTGCAATCCGTCGTTTACGAACAGCTGCTGAACGAGCTAAGCGTACACTTTCTTCAAGTACAGAAGCGTGTATTGAAATAGATGCTATATTCGATGGTATTGATTTCTATACCAAAGTTTCCCGAGCACGATTTGAAGAAATGTGTTCGGATCTTTTCCGTAGTACATTGCAACCTGTGGAAAAAGCTTTAACCGATGCTAAATTGGATAAAAGTTCAATTCATGATGTAGTTTTGGTTGGAGGATCCACTCGAATACCAAAGATTCAGTCCTTGTTACAAAACTTCTTTTGTGGGAAAACATTGAATTTGTCTATCAATCCAGATGAAGCTGTTGCTTATGGTGCTACAGTTCAAGCTGCTATATTAAGTGGAGACACTAGTTCAACTATTCAGGACGTACTTTTAGTTGATGTAGCTCCGCTGTCATTAGGTATAGAAACTGCTGGAGGGGTTatgtcaaaaattattgaaagaaatGCACGTATTCCCTGTAAAATGACTCAAACATTTACAACATATTCTGATAATCAGCCAGCTGTCACCATTCAAGTGTTTGAAGGAGAACGAGCTATGACCAAAGATAACAACTTGTTAGGAACTTTCGATCTAACAGGAATTCCACCAGCACCACGCGGTGTTCCTAAAATTGAAGTTACTTTTGATTTAGATGCAAATGGTATATTGAATGTAACAGCTACAGATAATAGCAGTGGCAagtcaaaaaatattactatacgAAACGACAAAGGTCGTTTATCCCAAAAAGATATTGACCGAATGTTAGCTGACGctgaaaaatataaagaagaaGATGAACAGCAAAAAGAAAAAGTCAAAGCTCGTAATCAACttgaaagttatatttttaacgTGAAACAAGCTACTGAAGATGctggaaataaattaacatccgaagaaaaatcgaaagttttttcTGAATGTACTTCTGCGTTAAATTGGATGGATAATAATACATTAGCAGATAAGGAAGAATACGAATATCGTCTAAAAGAATTGACTAAGGCGTGTAGTCCTGTGATGATGAAACTTCATAATGGTAGTGCAGGCGGTCAACAAAATGGTCCAGGCGGAATGCCGG GTATGGGTGATGTAGGGGGAATGCCTGGGTATGGCGGTCCAACTATTGAAGaagtagattaa
- the LOC123304976 gene encoding heat shock protein 68-like isoform X5, with protein sequence MAPAIGIDLGTTYSCVGRWQHGKVEIIANDQGNRTTPSYVAFTDTERLIGDAAKGQVSLNPENTVFDAKRLIGRKYDDPKIQQDMKHWPFKVINDCGKPKIQVQYKGETKNFAPEEISSMVLVKMKEIAEAYLGTTIKDAVITVPAYFNDSQRQATKDAGSIAGINVLRIINEPTAAALAYGLDKNLKGERNVLIFDLGGGTFDVSILTIDEGSLFEVKSTAGDTHLGGEDFDNRLVNHFVEEFKRKYHKDIRNNPRAIRRLRTAAERAKRTLSSSTEACIEIDAIFDGIDFYTKVSRARFEEMCSDLFRSTLQPVEKALTDAKLDKSSIHDVVLVGGSTRIPKIQSLLQNFFCGKTLNLSINPDEAVAYGATVQAAILSGDTSSTIQDVLLVDVAPLSLGIETAGGVMSKIIERNARIPCKMTQTFTTYSDNQPAVTIQVFEGERAMTKDNNLLGTFDLTGIPPAPRGVPKIEVTFDLDANGILNVTATDNSSGKSKNITIRNDKGRLSQKDIDRMLADAEKYKEEDEQQKEKVKARNQLESYIFNVKQATEDAGNKLTSEEKSKVFSECTSALNWMDNNTLADKEEYEYRLKELTKACSPVMMKLHNGSAGGQQNGPGGMPGGMPGYGGPTIEEVD encoded by the exons ATGGCTCCTGCGATTGGAATTGATTTAGGAACAACGTATTCATGTGTGGGGCGTTGGCAACATGGAAAAGTGGAAATAATTGCAAATGATCAAGGAAATCGAACTACTCCAAGTTATGTCGCATTTACTGATACAGAACGATTGATTGGAGATGCCGCTAAAGGTCAAGTATCGTTAAATCCTGAAAACACTGTGTTCGATGCAAAACGTTTAATTGGTCGTAAATATGATGATCCAAAAATCCAACAAGACATGAAACATTGGCCATTTAAGGTTATTAACGATTGTGGAAAACCAAAAATTCAGGTTCAGTATAAAGGTGAAACGAAAAATTTCGCTCCGGAAGAAATAAGTTCTATGGTTCTagttaaaatgaaagaaattgcTGAAGCTTATTTAGGAACTACAATTAAAGATGCTGTAATTACTGTTCCAgcttattttaatgattctcaACGTCAAGCCACCAAAGATGCTGGATCAATTGCTGGAATTAATGTTCTTCGAATTATTAATGAACCAACAGCCGCTGCCTTAGCTTATGGGTTAGATAAGAATTTGAAAGGCGAACgaaatgttttgatttttgatttaggTGGCGGTACATTCGATGTTTCTATTTTAACAATTGATGAGGGCTCTTTATTTGAAGTAAAGTCAACTGCAGGGGATACGCATCTGGGGGGAGAAGATTTTGATAATCGTTTGGTAAATCATTTTGTTGAAgaatttaaacgaaaatatcATAAGGATATTCGCAATAACCCACGTGCAATCCGTCGTTTACGAACAGCTGCTGAACGAGCTAAGCGTACACTTTCTTCAAGTACAGAAGCGTGTATTGAAATAGATGCTATATTCGATGGTATTGATTTCTATACCAAAGTTTCCCGAGCACGATTTGAAGAAATGTGTTCGGATCTTTTCCGTAGTACATTGCAACCTGTGGAAAAAGCTTTAACCGATGCTAAATTGGATAAAAGTTCAATTCATGATGTAGTTTTGGTTGGAGGATCCACTCGAATACCAAAGATTCAGTCCTTGTTACAAAACTTCTTTTGTGGGAAAACATTGAATTTGTCTATCAATCCAGATGAAGCTGTTGCTTATGGTGCTACAGTTCAAGCTGCTATATTAAGTGGAGACACTAGTTCAACTATTCAGGACGTACTTTTAGTTGATGTAGCTCCGCTGTCATTAGGTATAGAAACTGCTGGAGGGGTTatgtcaaaaattattgaaagaaatGCACGTATTCCCTGTAAAATGACTCAAACATTTACAACATATTCTGATAATCAGCCAGCTGTCACCATTCAAGTGTTTGAAGGAGAACGAGCTATGACCAAAGATAACAACTTGTTAGGAACTTTCGATCTAACAGGAATTCCACCAGCACCACGCGGTGTTCCTAAAATTGAAGTTACTTTTGATTTAGATGCAAATGGTATATTGAATGTAACAGCTACAGATAATAGCAGTGGCAagtcaaaaaatattactatacgAAACGACAAAGGTCGTTTATCCCAAAAAGATATTGACCGAATGTTAGCTGACGctgaaaaatataaagaagaaGATGAACAGCAAAAAGAAAAAGTCAAAGCTCGTAATCAACttgaaagttatatttttaacgTGAAACAAGCTACTGAAGATGctggaaataaattaacatccgaagaaaaatcgaaagttttttcTGAATGTACTTCTGCGTTAAATTGGATGGATAATAATACATTAGCAGATAAGGAAGAATACGAATATCGTCTAAAAGAATTGACTAAGGCGTGTAGTCCTGTGATGATGAAACTTCATAATGGTAGTGCAGGCGGTCAACAAAATGGTCCAGGCGGAATGCCGG GGGGAATGCCTGGGTATGGCGGTCCAACTATTGAAGaagtagattaa
- the LOC123304976 gene encoding heat shock protein 68-like isoform X6 — MAPAIGIDLGTTYSCVGRWQHGKVEIIANDQGNRTTPSYVAFTDTERLIGDAAKGQVSLNPENTVFDAKRLIGRKYDDPKIQQDMKHWPFKVINDCGKPKIQVQYKGETKNFAPEEISSMVLVKMKEIAEAYLGTTIKDAVITVPAYFNDSQRQATKDAGSIAGINVLRIINEPTAAALAYGLDKNLKGERNVLIFDLGGGTFDVSILTIDEGSLFEVKSTAGDTHLGGEDFDNRLVNHFVEEFKRKYHKDIRNNPRAIRRLRTAAERAKRTLSSSTEACIEIDAIFDGIDFYTKVSRARFEEMCSDLFRSTLQPVEKALTDAKLDKSSIHDVVLVGGSTRIPKIQSLLQNFFCGKTLNLSINPDEAVAYGATVQAAILSGDTSSTIQDVLLVDVAPLSLGIETAGGVMSKIIERNARIPCKMTQTFTTYSDNQPAVTIQVFEGERAMTKDNNLLGTFDLTGIPPAPRGVPKIEVTFDLDANGILNVTATDNSSGKSKNITIRNDKGRLSQKDIDRMLADAEKYKEEDEQQKEKVKARNQLESYIFNVKQATEDAGNKLTSEEKSKVFSECTSALNWMDNNTLADKEEYEYRLKELTKACSPVMMKLHNGGMPGYGGPTIEEVD, encoded by the exons ATGGCTCCTGCGATTGGAATTGATTTAGGAACAACGTATTCATGTGTGGGGCGTTGGCAACATGGAAAAGTGGAAATAATTGCAAATGATCAAGGAAATCGAACTACTCCAAGTTATGTCGCATTTACTGATACAGAACGATTGATTGGAGATGCCGCTAAAGGTCAAGTATCGTTAAATCCTGAAAACACTGTGTTCGATGCAAAACGTTTAATTGGTCGTAAATATGATGATCCAAAAATCCAACAAGACATGAAACATTGGCCATTTAAGGTTATTAACGATTGTGGAAAACCAAAAATTCAGGTTCAGTATAAAGGTGAAACGAAAAATTTCGCTCCGGAAGAAATAAGTTCTATGGTTCTagttaaaatgaaagaaattgcTGAAGCTTATTTAGGAACTACAATTAAAGATGCTGTAATTACTGTTCCAgcttattttaatgattctcaACGTCAAGCCACCAAAGATGCTGGATCAATTGCTGGAATTAATGTTCTTCGAATTATTAATGAACCAACAGCCGCTGCCTTAGCTTATGGGTTAGATAAGAATTTGAAAGGCGAACgaaatgttttgatttttgatttaggTGGCGGTACATTCGATGTTTCTATTTTAACAATTGATGAGGGCTCTTTATTTGAAGTAAAGTCAACTGCAGGGGATACGCATCTGGGGGGAGAAGATTTTGATAATCGTTTGGTAAATCATTTTGTTGAAgaatttaaacgaaaatatcATAAGGATATTCGCAATAACCCACGTGCAATCCGTCGTTTACGAACAGCTGCTGAACGAGCTAAGCGTACACTTTCTTCAAGTACAGAAGCGTGTATTGAAATAGATGCTATATTCGATGGTATTGATTTCTATACCAAAGTTTCCCGAGCACGATTTGAAGAAATGTGTTCGGATCTTTTCCGTAGTACATTGCAACCTGTGGAAAAAGCTTTAACCGATGCTAAATTGGATAAAAGTTCAATTCATGATGTAGTTTTGGTTGGAGGATCCACTCGAATACCAAAGATTCAGTCCTTGTTACAAAACTTCTTTTGTGGGAAAACATTGAATTTGTCTATCAATCCAGATGAAGCTGTTGCTTATGGTGCTACAGTTCAAGCTGCTATATTAAGTGGAGACACTAGTTCAACTATTCAGGACGTACTTTTAGTTGATGTAGCTCCGCTGTCATTAGGTATAGAAACTGCTGGAGGGGTTatgtcaaaaattattgaaagaaatGCACGTATTCCCTGTAAAATGACTCAAACATTTACAACATATTCTGATAATCAGCCAGCTGTCACCATTCAAGTGTTTGAAGGAGAACGAGCTATGACCAAAGATAACAACTTGTTAGGAACTTTCGATCTAACAGGAATTCCACCAGCACCACGCGGTGTTCCTAAAATTGAAGTTACTTTTGATTTAGATGCAAATGGTATATTGAATGTAACAGCTACAGATAATAGCAGTGGCAagtcaaaaaatattactatacgAAACGACAAAGGTCGTTTATCCCAAAAAGATATTGACCGAATGTTAGCTGACGctgaaaaatataaagaagaaGATGAACAGCAAAAAGAAAAAGTCAAAGCTCGTAATCAACttgaaagttatatttttaacgTGAAACAAGCTACTGAAGATGctggaaataaattaacatccgaagaaaaatcgaaagttttttcTGAATGTACTTCTGCGTTAAATTGGATGGATAATAATACATTAGCAGATAAGGAAGAATACGAATATCGTCTAAAAGAATTGACTAAGGCGTGTAGTCCTGTGATGATGAAACTTCATAATG GGGGAATGCCTGGGTATGGCGGTCCAACTATTGAAGaagtagattaa